One genomic window of Clostridioides sp. ES-S-0054-01 includes the following:
- a CDS encoding MFS transporter: MENNMKQPIIASDKLSGREKVGYATGDLACNLIFSTVGAFLMYFYTDVYGLAPMAVSMIFLVARIWDGLNDPIMGVIVDRTKSKHGKFRPYLLYGALPFTLLAILCFTVPDISPTGKFIYAFVTYIGLGMVYTLVNVPYGALTSAMTQDSTERANLSVVRMFFASVGTLIVTYGVPKLSIILGGGNLAKGYQHAMIIYGVAGGLLLLFCFFTTKERYSVVNEDSEKAGFKDIIVLLKNNKPLVILSLIFILMFGIMSIVDAVGIYFFQYVLGREDLLPTYMILGKGAVLVGYAVTPLLLKKFDKKEIIFWFTVVTLSLPIGMMFLGKEHITLIMILRVIHGIAYSSTGIMWSLVPDTIEYGELKTGKRREGITYSIIGFFFKFGMALGGLVPGVVLSMTGYVANTSQTSQALYGIRSINGVIPVVLTIAMLVLIRMYPLTEKKCREVISELRSR, encoded by the coding sequence ATGGAAAATAATATGAAGCAACCTATTATAGCAAGTGACAAGCTTTCAGGGAGAGAAAAGGTCGGTTATGCTACAGGAGATTTAGCATGCAACTTAATATTTAGCACAGTTGGAGCATTTTTAATGTATTTTTATACAGATGTATATGGATTAGCTCCAATGGCAGTATCTATGATTTTTTTAGTAGCGAGGATTTGGGATGGTTTGAATGACCCTATAATGGGTGTTATTGTAGATAGAACAAAATCAAAGCATGGTAAATTTAGACCATATCTTTTATACGGTGCATTGCCGTTTACATTACTAGCTATTTTATGTTTTACAGTGCCAGATATATCTCCTACTGGTAAATTTATATATGCATTTGTTACTTATATAGGATTAGGGATGGTATATACGTTAGTAAATGTACCTTATGGAGCATTAACATCAGCAATGACACAAGACTCTACAGAACGTGCAAACCTTTCCGTAGTAAGAATGTTCTTTGCATCAGTAGGAACTCTTATAGTAACTTATGGTGTTCCTAAGTTAAGTATAATATTAGGGGGAGGAAATTTAGCCAAGGGTTATCAACATGCAATGATAATATACGGTGTAGCAGGTGGATTATTACTATTATTCTGTTTCTTCACTACTAAAGAAAGATATAGTGTAGTAAATGAAGATAGTGAAAAAGCTGGGTTTAAGGATATAATAGTTTTACTTAAAAATAACAAGCCATTAGTTATATTATCATTAATATTCATATTGATGTTTGGTATTATGTCTATAGTAGATGCTGTGGGTATATATTTCTTCCAGTATGTATTAGGTAGAGAAGACTTACTTCCAACATATATGATACTAGGAAAGGGTGCTGTGTTAGTTGGGTATGCTGTTACTCCACTTTTATTAAAGAAATTTGATAAGAAAGAAATAATATTTTGGTTTACTGTAGTTACCTTATCTCTTCCAATAGGAATGATGTTCTTAGGAAAAGAACATATAACTTTAATTATGATTCTTAGAGTAATTCATGGTATAGCTTATTCTAGTACTGGAATAATGTGGAGTTTAGTTCCAGATACTATTGAATATGGTGAATTAAAAACAGGAAAGAGAAGAGAAGGTATAACTTATTCTATAATAGGATTCTTCTTTAAGTTTGGTATGGCTTTAGGTGGATTAGTTCCAGGTGTGGTGCTATCTATGACAGGATATGTTGCAAATACTTCTCAAACTTCACAAGCTTTGTACGGTATTCGCTCTATAAATGGTGTTATACCAGTAGTACTTACAATAGCTATGTTAGTACTTATAAGGATGTATCCATTAACTGAAAAAAAATGTAGAGAGGTAATAAGTGAATTAAGAAGTAGATAA
- a CDS encoding helix-turn-helix transcriptional regulator: MNTLKHESVNIHDDIGVKLYLSIDNGSFTVKHWHYSLEVILILNGSFNLFIDNERLNLKANDLVILNPKQIHSAICSDSNESIVLQIPYKFLEENIPNINELRINYKELLTNVDDATVNKLKNTLNELYKVYSKEPQLYILNSKILLYKFLYILYGNYSISIDSISYKNTDKYFDRLKIITDYVKENYKEQISLSTASEVVNLTPQYLSRFFKTHMGITFTSYVNNIRLEKMYSDLINTDNNILDIIQNNGFYNYKQFMKLFKKIYNCTPSQKRQQINKTKKEVVSRYK; the protein is encoded by the coding sequence ATGAATACACTTAAACATGAATCGGTAAATATCCACGATGATATAGGCGTGAAGCTCTATCTATCTATTGATAACGGAAGTTTTACAGTTAAACACTGGCATTATAGTCTTGAAGTCATTCTTATACTTAATGGAAGCTTTAATCTTTTTATAGATAATGAAAGATTAAATTTAAAAGCAAATGATTTAGTAATATTAAATCCAAAGCAAATTCATTCAGCTATTTGTTCTGATAGTAATGAATCTATAGTTCTTCAAATTCCTTATAAATTTTTAGAAGAAAATATACCTAATATAAATGAGTTACGTATTAATTATAAAGAATTGCTTACTAATGTTGATGATGCTACTGTAAATAAATTAAAAAATACTTTAAATGAATTATATAAGGTATATAGCAAAGAACCTCAACTATATATATTAAACTCAAAGATTTTATTATATAAATTTTTATATATTTTATATGGGAATTATTCAATTTCTATAGATTCAATATCTTACAAAAATACAGATAAATATTTTGATAGATTAAAAATTATAACTGATTATGTAAAAGAAAATTACAAAGAGCAAATTTCTCTATCTACAGCAAGTGAAGTTGTAAACTTAACACCTCAATATTTATCTAGATTTTTTAAAACACATATGGGAATAACGTTTACCTCTTATGTAAACAATATCAGACTTGAAAAGATGTACAGTGACCTTATAAATACAGATAATAATATATTAGATATTATTCAAAACAATGGCTTTTATAATTATAAACAATTTATGAAGTTATTTAAGAAAATATATAATTGTACACCAAGTCAAAAACGACAACAAATAAATAAAACTAAAAAAGAAGTTGTCTCAAGATATAAATAA
- the yicI gene encoding alpha-xylosidase: MKFSNGMWLNKENYKVLHPVELYDMYIEDVKLTAYCPFVKVNTRGNTLDGGMLTTEISSPMENIIKVRITHHAGENEQSYFKLNEKTPDIKIKENDYNYEFISGSLKAQIGKGENWGIKFYNNDKLLTETSKTGTAYITTDKKEIYMREQLALGVGELVYGLGERFTPFVKNGQAVDVWNQDGGTASEQSYKNIPFYLTNKGYGVFVNHSENISFEVGSESVSKVQFSVEGESLEYYIIGGNDLKEVINNYTNLTGKPTLPPAWSFGLWLTTSFCTNYDEETVMSFIDGMLERDIPLETFHFDCFWMKEFEWCNLEWDNRVFPDPEGMLKRIHDKGIKICVWINPYIGQKSSLYKEGAEKGYFVKTGNNKIWQWDRWQAGMALVDFTNPEACKWYKSHLERLIDMGVDSFKTDFGERIPIQDEFYGIDALKYGIKYYDGSDPKKMHNYYTHLYNKLVFELLIEKLGNEQACVFARSATVGGQSFPVHWGGDCLSNYPSMAESLRGGLSLSLCGFGYWSHDIGGFEEGCTADIYKRWTQFGLLSSHSRYHGNVEYKVPWVYDEEAVEVTRKFAKLKMKLMPYLFKYAVEAKNTGIPMIRPMVLEYSDDETCINLDRQYMFGESLLVAPIFSNTGDVSYYLPEGRWTNLLSNKVLEGRRWYKENHDYMSLPLMVKDNTIIPIGYNDKKPDYDYLNDLEINIFELNENNRIETILYNSLGKEVGKVSAIKIRNKISVQTKGISGNYKIVLRNINATSENAKCKYNSEIGTVAQAKDSEVIFTVMSNF; the protein is encoded by the coding sequence TTGAAATTTAGCAATGGAATGTGGTTGAACAAAGAGAATTATAAGGTTTTACATCCTGTTGAGCTTTATGATATGTATATAGAAGATGTAAAATTAACAGCATATTGTCCGTTTGTAAAAGTAAATACAAGAGGAAACACTTTAGATGGAGGAATGTTAACAACAGAAATATCTTCTCCTATGGAAAATATAATTAAAGTCAGAATTACTCATCATGCAGGAGAAAATGAGCAATCTTATTTCAAATTAAATGAAAAAACACCAGATATTAAAATAAAAGAAAATGATTATAACTATGAATTTATATCGGGTAGCTTAAAAGCACAAATAGGAAAAGGTGAAAACTGGGGAATTAAATTCTATAATAATGATAAGTTATTAACTGAAACAAGCAAAACAGGTACTGCCTATATTACAACAGACAAAAAAGAAATTTATATGAGAGAACAATTAGCACTAGGAGTCGGGGAGTTAGTATATGGTTTGGGAGAACGTTTCACCCCTTTTGTAAAAAATGGTCAAGCAGTAGATGTTTGGAACCAAGATGGTGGAACTGCAAGTGAACAGTCATATAAAAATATACCGTTTTACTTAACAAATAAGGGATATGGAGTTTTTGTTAATCATTCTGAAAATATATCTTTTGAAGTAGGTTCAGAGTCAGTTAGTAAAGTTCAATTTAGTGTAGAAGGTGAATCACTTGAATATTACATAATAGGTGGAAATGACCTAAAAGAAGTTATAAACAACTATACAAATTTAACTGGAAAGCCAACACTTCCACCAGCGTGGTCATTTGGTCTTTGGCTAACAACTTCTTTCTGTACAAATTACGATGAAGAAACAGTAATGAGTTTTATAGATGGAATGTTAGAAAGAGATATACCACTTGAAACTTTCCACTTTGATTGTTTCTGGATGAAGGAATTTGAATGGTGTAACCTTGAATGGGATAATAGAGTATTTCCAGACCCAGAAGGAATGTTAAAAAGAATTCATGATAAAGGTATAAAAATTTGTGTTTGGATAAATCCGTACATAGGTCAAAAATCATCTCTATATAAAGAAGGTGCTGAAAAAGGATACTTTGTCAAAACTGGAAATAATAAAATATGGCAATGGGATAGATGGCAAGCAGGTATGGCTTTAGTAGATTTTACTAACCCAGAGGCTTGTAAGTGGTATAAGTCACACCTTGAAAGATTGATTGACATGGGAGTAGATAGTTTTAAAACTGACTTTGGTGAAAGAATACCTATTCAAGATGAATTCTATGGAATAGATGCACTAAAATACGGTATAAAATACTACGATGGGTCAGACCCTAAGAAAATGCATAATTACTATACTCATTTATACAATAAGCTAGTATTTGAACTTTTAATAGAAAAACTAGGAAATGAACAAGCATGTGTGTTTGCGAGGTCAGCAACAGTTGGAGGACAAAGCTTCCCAGTACATTGGGGAGGAGACTGTTTATCCAATTATCCTTCTATGGCAGAATCATTAAGAGGTGGATTATCTTTAAGTCTTTGTGGATTTGGATATTGGAGTCATGATATAGGAGGATTTGAAGAAGGGTGTACAGCTGATATTTATAAAAGATGGACTCAATTTGGTCTTTTATCATCGCATAGTAGATACCATGGAAATGTTGAGTACAAAGTACCATGGGTATATGATGAGGAAGCTGTTGAAGTAACTCGTAAATTTGCTAAATTAAAAATGAAACTTATGCCTTATTTATTCAAGTATGCTGTTGAAGCAAAAAATACTGGCATACCTATGATAAGACCTATGGTACTTGAGTATAGTGATGATGAAACTTGTATAAACCTAGATCGTCAGTATATGTTTGGTGAAAGTTTATTAGTAGCTCCTATATTTAGTAATACCGGAGATGTAAGCTATTATTTACCAGAGGGTAGATGGACAAATTTATTAAGTAATAAAGTACTTGAAGGTAGAAGATGGTACAAGGAAAATCATGATTATATGTCACTACCTTTAATGGTTAAAGATAATACTATAATTCCTATAGGATATAATGATAAAAAACCAGATTATGATTACTTAAATGATTTAGAGATTAACATATTTGAATTAAATGAAAATAATAGAATAGAAACGATACTATATAACTCACTTGGAAAAGAAGTAGGAAAAGTATCTGCAATAAAAATAAGAAATAAAATAAGTGTTCAAACAAAAGGAATAAGTGGAAATTATAAAATAGTTCTTAGAAATATTAATGCAACATCTGAAAATGCTAAATGCAAGTACAATTCAGAAATAGGAACAGTGGCACAAGCTAAAGATAGTGAAGTCATATTTACAGTAATGAGTAATTTTTAA
- a CDS encoding glycoside hydrolase family 31 protein, translated as MIKISEDYIEKRFDNELLRIEAWGKNSLRIRSFVDQNFVDENYALNEKPKLNKDDIMINKNEDGSTIIKNGKIKAILDHRDRITFYNDKNEVLLKEYIRLRAVKHDDGGEDVGTIEITKDFNSTLKLKSREYRPSYSGEFEVTTRFESEPSEKIFGMGQYQHKFLDLKNTVLELAQRNSQISVPFYISSLGYGFLWNNPGIGKVSFAKNITEWKMFSTKFIDYWITCGESPKELNKNYSQVTGTVPMMPENLLGLWQSKLRYRTSEEVLDVVKEYSKRGIKLSSIAIDYFHWPKQGEYKFDLDYWENPKELVRKLKEEYSVEPMVSVWPTVQSDAENYNDYLENGYLVNVNRGVRMTMQIQGNTVFVDMTNRDAREYVWDRIDKNYKQLGIDYYWLDVAEPGYSVYDFDNYRYKKGNVLSCGNIYPIDYLKMIYYGLHDDKESIVTLVRGAWAGAQKYGALVWSGDIDSSFEAFNNQVNTGLNMGLAGIPWWTTDIGGFHGGNPKDPEFRELMVRWFQYATFSPILRMHGDRLPHSKPLSNKGGGSMVTGAPNEIWSYGEEVEIILTKFIKIRESLKTYLKKLMKEAHEDGTPVMRTLFYEFPEDDKTWEVDNTYMLGDEILVAPIMNYKDRSREVYLPKGHTWENIFSGVSYEGGTTYEIECPLEEIPIFLKQDCNYNFEGLKNILSEVKA; from the coding sequence ATGATAAAAATATCTGAAGATTATATTGAAAAAAGGTTTGACAATGAACTATTGCGAATAGAAGCATGGGGGAAAAACTCTTTACGTATCAGGTCATTTGTAGACCAAAATTTTGTTGATGAAAACTATGCTCTTAACGAAAAACCTAAGTTAAATAAAGACGATATTATGATTAATAAAAATGAAGATGGAAGCACAATCATTAAAAATGGAAAGATAAAAGCTATCTTAGACCATAGAGATAGAATTACTTTTTACAATGATAAAAATGAAGTATTATTGAAAGAATATATTCGATTAAGAGCTGTAAAACATGATGATGGTGGAGAAGATGTAGGGACAATTGAAATTACCAAAGACTTTAACTCTACTCTCAAATTAAAATCAAGAGAATATCGACCAAGTTATAGTGGAGAATTTGAAGTAACTACTAGATTTGAATCTGAGCCCTCTGAAAAGATTTTTGGAATGGGACAATATCAACATAAATTTTTAGATTTGAAGAATACTGTGCTGGAATTAGCCCAAAGAAATTCTCAAATATCAGTTCCTTTTTATATTTCTAGTTTAGGTTATGGATTTCTATGGAATAATCCAGGGATTGGAAAAGTATCTTTTGCCAAAAATATTACAGAATGGAAGATGTTTTCTACAAAATTTATAGATTATTGGATTACTTGTGGAGAAAGTCCAAAAGAATTAAACAAAAATTATTCTCAAGTTACAGGCACTGTTCCTATGATGCCTGAAAACCTTTTGGGGCTATGGCAAAGTAAATTAAGATATAGAACTTCAGAAGAAGTTTTAGATGTTGTGAAAGAATATTCTAAAAGAGGAATTAAACTTTCATCAATTGCAATTGATTATTTTCATTGGCCTAAGCAAGGTGAATATAAATTTGACCTAGATTATTGGGAAAATCCTAAAGAGTTAGTTAGGAAACTAAAAGAAGAGTATTCAGTAGAGCCAATGGTATCTGTATGGCCTACAGTTCAAAGTGATGCAGAAAACTACAATGATTATTTAGAAAATGGATATTTAGTTAATGTTAATCGTGGTGTCAGAATGACAATGCAAATTCAAGGAAATACAGTCTTTGTAGACATGACAAACAGAGACGCGAGGGAATATGTTTGGGATAGAATAGATAAAAATTATAAACAGCTTGGAATTGATTATTATTGGTTAGATGTAGCTGAACCAGGATATTCTGTTTATGATTTTGATAACTATAGATATAAAAAAGGAAATGTTTTAAGTTGTGGTAATATTTATCCTATTGATTATTTAAAAATGATTTATTATGGTTTACATGATGATAAAGAGTCTATTGTAACTCTTGTAAGAGGAGCTTGGGCAGGGGCTCAAAAGTATGGAGCCTTAGTATGGTCTGGTGACATTGATTCTAGTTTTGAAGCTTTTAATAATCAAGTTAATACAGGGCTAAATATGGGACTAGCAGGTATACCATGGTGGACTACTGACATTGGAGGTTTCCATGGAGGAAATCCTAAAGACCCAGAATTTAGAGAACTTATGGTGAGATGGTTCCAATATGCTACTTTTTCACCAATTTTGAGAATGCATGGAGATAGGTTGCCTCATAGCAAACCATTATCAAATAAAGGTGGAGGCTCAATGGTAACTGGAGCTCCTAATGAGATATGGTCTTATGGTGAAGAAGTTGAAATAATTCTTACAAAGTTCATAAAAATTAGAGAAAGTTTAAAAACTTACTTAAAAAAATTGATGAAAGAAGCACATGAAGATGGAACACCAGTTATGAGAACTTTATTTTATGAATTTCCTGAAGATGATAAAACTTGGGAGGTTGATAATACATATATGCTTGGAGATGAAATTTTGGTTGCT